The Mus pahari unplaced genomic scaffold, PAHARI_EIJ_v1.1 scaffold_7283_1, whole genome shotgun sequence genome window below encodes:
- the LOC110315068 gene encoding retinoic acid early-inducible protein 1-alpha-like, translating to AHSLRCNLIIKAPTLAEGLWCEGQCSVDEMPFLHFNNINKTMTSSNPGKMANTTEVQKCLTQHLEDLGQELRDKVSNTKVDTHKTHGYPPSQVTMLCQHSLGQINTAIWKFNISDNYFFTFDTMNMSWRPTNDESGVVMNKWKDDGEFVKQLKFSIAECSQKIDESLMQPKEKPRSTSKSPSIAQLTSTTQLPPTGHSTYMEVYISVGLILLIIIFSCICISLRREHHTQGDRNRQLLGVCCINCHKPQRKEGPKETRGEVPNQTTQMLSQEEEPKACRSQRSASDPVELELQLVSNTGN from the exons ATGCACACTCTCTCAGGTGCAACTTGATCATCAAGGCTCCTACCTTAGCAGAAGGTCTCTGGTGTGAAGGACAGTGCTCAGTGGATGAAAtgcctttccttcattttaataACATAAACAAGACCATGACTTCAAGTAACCCAGGGAAGATGGCCAATACCACTGAAGTGCAGAAATGTCTGACACAACATCTGGAAGATCTGGGCCAGGAGTTGAGGGACAAGGTGTCTAACACCAAAGTGGACACTCACAAGACCCATG GTTACCCACCTTCACAAGTCACCATGCTTTGTCAGCACAGCCTGGGACAAATTAATACTGCCATCTGGAAATTCAACATCAGTGACAATTACTTCTTCACCTTCGACACAATGAATATGAGCTGGAGACCGACTAATGATGAATCAGGGGTTGTCATGAATAAATGGAAAGATGATGGGGAATTTGTGAAACAGTTGAAATTCTCCATAGCCGAATGCAGTCAGAAAATCGATGAATCCTTAATGCAGCCCAAGGAAAAACCAA gaTCAACCTCAAAATCCCCCAGTATCGCACAGCTGACATCAACTACCCAGCTTCCACCTACAGGCCACTCTACTTATATGGAAGTATATATCTCTGTGGGACTCAtcctattaataattattttcagttGCATTTGCATCTCCTTGAGGAGGGAACATCATACCCAAGGAG ACAGAAATCGTCAGCTGCTCGGGGTCTGTTGCATCAATTGCCACAAGCCACAGAGGAAAGAGGGGCCTAAGGAGACAAGAGGAGAGGTTCCCAACCAGACCACCCAAATGTTGTCTCAGGAGGAAGAGCCCAAGGCATGCAG aagccagaggagtgcATCggatcctgtggaactggagttacagttggtttccaatactgggaactga